One segment of Streptomyces sp. NBC_00576 DNA contains the following:
- a CDS encoding nSTAND1 domain-containing NTPase — protein sequence MPGHIGGHLRRVRLAGGLSQLELASRMGFPGQIVTEVERGEQAPTERYLEKYVAAVGLSPQQVVALWEEFRRTPSAAAGATVPGTGRDRGDCPYRGLYAFREQDAPLYHGRSSVVRRLARTIGHASLAGVVGASGSGKSSLVHAGLIPALRRQEHWAVAAFRPGSHPYTALAGALVELAHPEATVEQNAVAAASMAERMRNGGIGSFIEQIVRRLDRPLLVFADQFEELFTHSRDRQDIDQFLDHLADFAQEHPGGTSRAKVILTLRGDFYGRAIAHRRFSDVLQDHVVNLPPMNRVELRSAIVEPARARQLDLEDGLVDRILDDVGSEPGHLPLLEFALTLLWDRQSSGKLTHAAYEAVGEVVGAIATRAEEMYSTLSPQQQDTARQLLTRLVRVAPIGEEGEDARRRTPVAELTGLARVDEVIAALTDARLLVTDSDERAMPTVEVSHEAVIRNWGRLRTWLDGDRQFLLWQQRTRRRYEDWRAVPDDASTVLHGRLLTEAEGWLQSQGSDAVAGDLQEFIRHSADIHRAELHQQALAQVERLLTVKTDELMAVVTQLAIHRTVVDERVRQILRGEVALRAGADNGLAHEDIWRLQLFLAGADPVEAAWIGRNLRGIAPGELAVARQVLSPIDAELRGQLWGTLLDTEAVVPVARLHAAVLLAETATAPHDGRWSGVAQRLAADLLEQDQLHLPAWLAALGPVVEYLLEPLTATAVDTSVRETVRETAVSVLQEVAADRGDLLARLASGGPEHAYAEVVRRLAQSPIPAVHEAAQTELRSTLRLPPPPALTETERVELGRRRVAAACTLLRFSHTDGILERLVTAPDPEFATQFAHQASQREVPADTLAGLLAEAPDAQARYYLMMALGQYRPEAFSDTAQFDRTERLVLDLHHADPSAGVHSAARWLDRRWNHRIDGTETPAPYDPTGRRTWFTCAPPLGPRLTFSVFRPGNLLIGSPEDESERSSYEGPRRPTALTRSFALCDAQVTRGEFETFMAQAGRQGLPDISEWSDKPSEPVVAPTWYEAADFGTWLTTQIVPGSAPAEFGADLDDHPVTQPGWAGFRLPTEAEWEYACRAGTTTAYSFGSDRQLIDEYAWTGANSGLKTHEAGILRPNPAGLFDIHGQCWEWCSDWYALYDSAAESDPGGPEAGDRRVLRGGCWNLGARYARSACRNAHIPSNRNYYITFRLALTVPEPDPAWAGGLDPLPWSG from the coding sequence GTGCCCGGACATATCGGCGGACACCTGCGGAGGGTACGTCTGGCCGGCGGCCTCTCCCAGCTTGAGCTCGCCAGCCGGATGGGGTTTCCCGGGCAGATCGTCACCGAGGTAGAACGCGGAGAACAGGCGCCCACGGAACGCTACTTGGAGAAGTACGTGGCGGCGGTCGGCCTTTCCCCGCAGCAGGTTGTCGCCCTGTGGGAGGAGTTCAGGCGCACCCCGTCCGCTGCCGCCGGTGCCACCGTGCCGGGCACGGGACGGGACCGCGGTGACTGCCCTTATCGCGGTCTGTACGCCTTCCGGGAGCAGGACGCTCCCCTCTACCACGGCCGCTCCAGTGTGGTCAGGCGCCTGGCTCGCACGATCGGACACGCCTCACTCGCCGGGGTGGTGGGAGCCTCGGGCAGCGGCAAGTCGTCCCTCGTCCACGCCGGCTTGATCCCCGCTCTGCGACGCCAGGAGCACTGGGCGGTCGCCGCCTTCCGGCCTGGCTCTCATCCGTACACGGCACTGGCCGGCGCGTTGGTCGAGCTGGCGCACCCCGAGGCCACCGTGGAGCAGAACGCCGTGGCAGCCGCCAGTATGGCCGAGCGCATGCGAAACGGCGGCATCGGCTCGTTCATCGAACAGATCGTGCGGCGTCTCGACCGGCCTCTCCTTGTCTTTGCCGACCAGTTCGAGGAGTTGTTCACGCACAGCCGCGACAGACAGGACATCGACCAGTTCCTCGACCACCTTGCCGACTTCGCTCAGGAACATCCCGGTGGTACATCCCGGGCGAAGGTGATCCTCACGCTTCGAGGCGATTTCTACGGCCGGGCCATCGCGCACCGGCGGTTCTCCGACGTACTCCAGGACCATGTCGTCAACCTGCCACCGATGAACCGGGTCGAACTGCGCAGCGCCATCGTGGAGCCGGCGCGGGCGCGACAGCTGGACCTTGAGGACGGCCTGGTCGACCGCATCCTCGACGATGTGGGCAGCGAACCCGGCCACCTTCCGCTCCTCGAGTTCGCCCTCACCCTGCTGTGGGACCGGCAGTCCTCGGGCAAGCTCACGCACGCGGCGTACGAGGCTGTCGGCGAGGTCGTCGGCGCGATAGCCACCCGGGCCGAGGAGATGTACTCGACCCTCTCGCCACAACAGCAGGACACAGCACGCCAGTTGCTGACCCGGCTCGTACGGGTCGCCCCCATCGGCGAGGAGGGCGAGGACGCACGGCGTCGCACTCCGGTCGCCGAACTCACGGGACTCGCCCGCGTCGACGAGGTCATCGCCGCACTCACAGACGCCCGCCTCCTGGTGACCGACTCCGACGAGCGGGCCATGCCGACAGTCGAGGTCTCCCACGAGGCGGTGATCCGCAACTGGGGCAGGCTACGGACCTGGCTCGACGGCGACCGGCAGTTCCTGCTGTGGCAACAGCGCACCCGCCGCCGCTACGAGGACTGGCGCGCCGTTCCCGACGACGCCTCGACTGTCCTGCATGGCCGACTGCTCACCGAGGCCGAAGGATGGCTCCAGTCACAGGGCAGCGACGCCGTGGCCGGCGACCTCCAGGAGTTCATTCGGCACAGTGCGGACATCCACAGGGCCGAGCTGCACCAGCAGGCCCTGGCACAGGTCGAGCGGCTACTGACGGTGAAAACCGACGAACTCATGGCCGTCGTAACCCAACTGGCCATTCACCGAACGGTCGTCGACGAGCGGGTCCGACAGATCCTGCGCGGTGAGGTGGCGCTTCGGGCAGGCGCAGACAACGGCCTCGCGCATGAGGACATCTGGCGGCTGCAGCTCTTCCTCGCCGGGGCGGACCCCGTCGAGGCCGCATGGATCGGCCGCAACCTGCGTGGCATCGCGCCCGGGGAACTCGCGGTGGCCCGGCAGGTCCTGTCGCCGATCGACGCGGAACTGCGAGGCCAGTTGTGGGGGACGCTTCTCGACACCGAAGCCGTCGTACCCGTCGCGCGCCTGCACGCCGCCGTACTCCTCGCGGAAACGGCGACCGCTCCCCATGACGGTCGCTGGAGCGGTGTCGCACAGCGGCTCGCCGCCGACCTCCTCGAACAGGACCAGCTCCACCTGCCCGCGTGGCTGGCAGCTCTGGGACCGGTCGTCGAGTATCTGCTGGAGCCCCTGACAGCGACCGCGGTGGACACATCCGTACGGGAGACCGTGCGTGAGACCGCCGTGTCGGTCCTCCAGGAGGTCGCGGCCGACCGCGGCGACCTGTTGGCGCGGCTGGCGAGCGGCGGCCCCGAGCACGCGTACGCGGAGGTCGTCAGACGCCTGGCGCAGAGCCCGATCCCAGCGGTCCACGAGGCGGCACAGACCGAACTCCGATCCACCCTGCGCCTCCCGCCGCCACCAGCTCTCACTGAAACAGAGAGAGTCGAACTCGGTCGCCGCCGCGTCGCCGCCGCCTGCACACTGCTGCGGTTCTCCCACACGGACGGCATCCTGGAGCGGCTGGTGACGGCTCCGGATCCTGAGTTCGCCACCCAGTTCGCTCATCAGGCATCACAGCGTGAGGTTCCGGCCGACACTCTGGCGGGACTGCTCGCCGAGGCCCCGGACGCCCAGGCCCGCTACTACCTGATGATGGCGCTCGGCCAGTACAGACCCGAGGCGTTCTCCGACACGGCGCAGTTCGACAGGACCGAACGCCTCGTACTCGACCTCCACCACGCAGATCCCTCCGCCGGCGTGCACAGCGCCGCCCGCTGGCTGGACCGCCGCTGGAACCACCGCATCGACGGTACGGAGACCCCTGCGCCGTACGACCCCACCGGCCGCCGCACCTGGTTCACCTGCGCCCCGCCGCTCGGCCCTCGGCTCACCTTCAGCGTGTTCCGCCCTGGAAACCTGCTCATCGGCTCCCCGGAAGACGAGTCGGAACGCAGCAGCTATGAGGGGCCGAGGCGTCCCACCGCTCTCACCCGGTCGTTCGCCCTGTGCGACGCGCAGGTCACCCGAGGCGAGTTCGAGACGTTCATGGCACAGGCCGGACGGCAGGGCCTGCCGGACATCAGCGAGTGGAGCGACAAGCCGTCCGAACCGGTCGTCGCACCCACCTGGTACGAAGCGGCGGACTTCGGAACCTGGCTCACGACTCAGATCGTCCCCGGCTCCGCCCCGGCCGAGTTCGGCGCCGACCTCGACGACCACCCGGTGACCCAGCCCGGATGGGCCGGCTTCCGGCTGCCCACGGAGGCCGAGTGGGAGTACGCCTGCCGCGCGGGCACCACCACCGCCTACAGCTTCGGCTCCGACCGCCAACTGATCGACGAATACGCGTGGACCGGCGCCAACTCCGGCCTGAAGACCCACGAGGCGGGCATCCTCCGGCCCAACCCGGCCGGACTCTTCGACATCCACGGCCAGTGCTGGGAGTGGTGTTCCGACTGGTACGCCCTCTACGATTCCGCCGCGGAGTCGGACCCTGGCGGCCCTGAAGCCGGCGACAGACGAGTCCTGCGCGGAGGCTGCTGGAACCTCGGCGCGCGCTACGCCCGATCCGCGTGCCGCAACGCTCACATCCCCTCGAATCGCAACTACTACATCACCTTCCGACTGGCCCTGACCGTTCCCGAGCCCGACCCCGCATGGGCGGGCGGCCTCGATCCCCTCCCCTGGAGCGGCTGA
- a CDS encoding DUF6879 family protein has translation MKILISLAAGGLASVIAKVADSEAKWQIGVGIFVGGCILILQLLGDLINQVRDLKAVLPQHNAQTQETVVRSFAQISEATKFYSEMERLPSDGVAALATSAVEVLSRGPDIMRRFAEELMRRLAVDMEALKSGSVDCAGENHDWLLILTNCATHSIDTTTTLSLVDRDFWNSEPATRYLQAQREAIARGVTVRRLFLVADSTDLNYDLRQLSEEQEELGIETRVIVRTQLPQTVRRGLVDEFIVFDKATCYEIEQDQLQVNTSTRVRAHEGHVRLRTQRFAELWDAGVPTQTVGTPTGEPGAGGA, from the coding sequence TTGAAAATACTCATCTCACTTGCGGCGGGCGGCCTGGCGTCCGTCATCGCCAAGGTCGCTGACTCGGAGGCCAAGTGGCAGATCGGAGTCGGCATCTTTGTCGGTGGCTGCATCCTGATCCTTCAGCTCCTGGGCGATCTGATCAATCAGGTGAGGGACTTAAAGGCCGTGCTGCCTCAGCACAACGCGCAGACACAGGAAACGGTCGTGAGGAGCTTCGCCCAGATTAGCGAGGCGACCAAGTTCTACAGCGAGATGGAGAGGCTGCCTTCCGACGGAGTGGCCGCGTTGGCCACCAGTGCGGTGGAGGTGCTTTCTAGGGGTCCCGACATCATGAGGCGCTTCGCCGAGGAGCTGATGCGGCGCCTCGCTGTTGATATGGAGGCGCTCAAGAGCGGGAGTGTCGATTGCGCCGGCGAGAACCACGACTGGCTACTGATCCTTACCAACTGCGCCACGCATTCCATCGATACCACAACCACGCTCTCCTTGGTGGACCGGGACTTCTGGAACAGCGAGCCTGCCACCCGCTATCTGCAGGCGCAGCGCGAGGCGATAGCGAGGGGGGTGACGGTACGGCGGCTGTTCCTCGTGGCCGACTCGACAGACCTCAACTACGACCTGCGCCAACTCAGCGAAGAGCAAGAAGAGTTGGGCATAGAGACACGTGTGATCGTCCGGACACAGCTGCCCCAGACCGTCAGGCGGGGCTTGGTGGATGAATTCATCGTCTTCGACAAGGCGACCTGCTACGAGATCGAACAGGATCAACTTCAGGTCAACACCTCGACGCGGGTGAGAGCGCATGAGGGCCACGTCAGACTGAGGACCCAGCGGTTCGCCGAGCTCTGGGACGCGGGCGTGCCGACGCAGACGGTGGGGACCCCGACAGGTGAGCCAGGGGCGGGCGGCGCGTGA
- a CDS encoding NAD(P)-dependent alcohol dehydrogenase gives MKAAVHNRYGSPDVVRVVEVDKPPVGDQDVLVRVHATTVNRTDCAYRAARPFFMRLLTGLTRPRRTVLGTEYAGAVEAVGGGVASFSVGDRVFGYNEGAFGTHAEYLAVPHDGPIATVPAGVTFEEAAPGTEGAHYALAFITKSGVGAGHDVLVYGATGGIGSAAVQLLKQRGATVTAVCDGAHVELVKGLGADRVVDRTAQDFTRDEQRYDAVFDAVGKSTFGQCRRLLKPGGAYLSSELGPGGQNLLLPLVTPLFRGRKVKFPFPTQDQAMVRYFGELMEAGEFRPVVDRRYPLEEIADAYRYVETGQKVGNVVITVVPPD, from the coding sequence ATGAAAGCAGCCGTGCACAACCGGTACGGATCGCCGGACGTCGTCCGGGTCGTCGAGGTCGACAAGCCCCCGGTCGGGGACCAGGACGTTCTGGTGAGGGTGCACGCGACGACCGTCAACCGGACCGACTGCGCCTACCGGGCGGCCAGGCCCTTCTTCATGCGTCTCCTCACCGGGCTCACCCGGCCACGGCGTACCGTGCTCGGCACCGAGTACGCCGGAGCCGTGGAGGCGGTCGGCGGCGGTGTCGCGTCCTTCTCAGTCGGTGACCGGGTGTTCGGGTACAACGAGGGCGCGTTCGGAACCCATGCCGAGTATCTGGCGGTTCCGCACGACGGGCCCATCGCGACCGTCCCGGCCGGTGTGACCTTCGAGGAGGCCGCTCCCGGTACCGAGGGCGCGCACTACGCGCTGGCGTTCATCACGAAGTCGGGTGTCGGGGCCGGGCACGACGTCCTCGTGTACGGGGCGACCGGCGGTATCGGCTCGGCGGCCGTGCAGTTGCTGAAGCAGCGCGGGGCCACGGTGACCGCGGTGTGCGACGGGGCACACGTGGAGCTGGTGAAGGGGCTCGGCGCGGACCGGGTCGTCGACCGCACGGCGCAGGACTTCACCCGGGACGAGCAGCGCTACGACGCGGTGTTCGACGCCGTCGGCAAGAGCACGTTCGGGCAGTGCAGGCGGCTGTTGAAGCCCGGCGGGGCGTATCTGTCCTCGGAGTTGGGCCCCGGCGGGCAGAACCTGCTCCTGCCGCTCGTCACGCCGCTGTTCCGGGGCCGGAAGGTGAAGTTTCCCTTTCCCACTCAGGACCAGGCGATGGTGCGGTACTTCGGGGAGCTGATGGAGGCCGGGGAGTTCAGGCCGGTCGTCGACCGGCGTTACCCGTTGGAGGAGATCGCCGACGCCTACCGGTATGTCGAGACCGGTCAGAAGGTCGGGAACGTGGTCATCACCGTCGTACCGCCGGACTGA
- a CDS encoding PIG-L deacetylase family protein, with product MPTPSLLAVFAHPDDESLSAGGTLARHATAHARTAVVTATWAADTRRATELAEALRILGVGAPRMLGYADSRVPPSAPGRQRFLDAPVDEAVGQLVAHIREFRPEVVVTHDVYGGLTGHEDHVHTHRVTLLAVQAAGLERLYPDAGEPWQPSALYLATHPHSAIPVWGGHLAPTGKAMYSVPDEQVTATVDVSPWLEQKIAAVLAHRTEVERGAAPGLIAGLSAAERERLLCTEWYIRHNLVSTVAAQTELTA from the coding sequence ATGCCCACACCCAGCCTCCTGGCCGTCTTCGCCCACCCCGACGACGAGTCCCTGTCGGCGGGCGGCACCCTCGCCCGCCACGCAACCGCCCACGCCCGCACCGCAGTTGTCACCGCTACCTGGGCCGCAGACACCCGCCGCGCCACCGAACTCGCCGAAGCCCTCCGCATCCTCGGTGTGGGCGCGCCCCGAATGCTCGGCTACGCCGACTCCCGCGTGCCACCATCGGCCCCGGGCAGGCAGCGCTTCCTCGACGCGCCCGTCGACGAAGCGGTAGGTCAACTGGTCGCGCACATCCGGGAGTTCCGTCCGGAGGTCGTGGTCACCCATGATGTGTACGGCGGACTCACCGGCCACGAGGATCATGTGCACACGCACCGGGTGACCCTGCTCGCCGTCCAGGCGGCCGGACTTGAACGGCTCTACCCGGACGCCGGTGAGCCCTGGCAGCCGAGCGCTCTGTACCTGGCCACGCATCCGCACTCGGCCATTCCGGTGTGGGGCGGACACCTGGCTCCCACCGGCAAGGCCATGTACAGCGTCCCGGACGAGCAGGTCACCGCGACCGTCGACGTCAGCCCCTGGCTGGAACAGAAGATCGCCGCCGTGCTGGCCCACCGTACCGAGGTGGAACGGGGAGCCGCCCCCGGGCTGATCGCCGGGCTCTCCGCCGCCGAGCGGGAGCGGCTGCTCTGCACCGAGTGGTACATCCGCCACAACCTCGTATCCACGGTGGCAGCGCAGACAGAACTCACGGCCTGA
- a CDS encoding YciI family protein codes for MQFMLLAYDGTDEGALDRRLAAREAHIALGDKLVAEGHMLFGTAILDENDRMIGSMIVLEYPSRAELDAWLKIEPYVLQDVWKTIEVKTVRVGPSFVGLHK; via the coding sequence ATGCAGTTCATGCTCCTCGCCTACGACGGCACGGACGAAGGCGCCCTGGACCGCCGCCTGGCCGCACGTGAAGCGCACATCGCCCTGGGCGACAAACTGGTCGCCGAAGGCCACATGCTCTTCGGTACCGCGATCCTCGACGAGAACGACCGGATGATCGGGTCCATGATCGTCCTCGAATACCCGTCGAGGGCCGAGCTGGACGCCTGGCTCAAGATCGAGCCGTATGTCCTTCAGGACGTGTGGAAGACGATCGAGGTGAAGACCGTACGCGTCGGCCCGTCCTTCGTCGGGCTGCACAAGTAG
- a CDS encoding NAD(P)/FAD-dependent oxidoreductase codes for MNVLSPLESRNLVVVGAGIVGASVAYHAARAGANVTLVDAGRPGAGVTADSFAWIGSSGVLKVPAAGLRATATAEYHRLGAELPGLPVTWSGSLSWNRKDSAPDAGPGQTLVDAATVATLEPNLRQPPEWAVWAPGDGAVDSVGVTERLVEGARAHGARVHLDTPVTAVRRDTAGRIAGVETTAGPLSGATVVLAAGVATAALGAPLGVRVPVEPSPCPLFRLSAPAGLVRTVVNTEDFDLRQVAADRLIAAADSPERTLAAVRSTFHGAGSVELLSTRLGVRPMPADGEPIVGPVAEVPGLYLAVMHSAVTLAAAVGRLVARELVDGTVESALSGCRPDRF; via the coding sequence GTGAACGTGTTGAGCCCACTGGAGAGTAGGAACTTGGTCGTCGTCGGCGCCGGCATTGTCGGCGCATCGGTGGCCTATCACGCCGCCCGGGCGGGCGCCAACGTGACGTTGGTCGACGCCGGGCGGCCAGGCGCCGGCGTGACGGCGGACTCGTTCGCCTGGATCGGATCGTCCGGCGTGCTCAAAGTTCCGGCCGCCGGGCTGCGGGCCACCGCAACGGCGGAGTACCACCGACTCGGGGCCGAGTTGCCGGGACTCCCGGTGACCTGGTCCGGCTCGCTGAGCTGGAACAGGAAGGACAGTGCGCCGGACGCCGGACCCGGACAGACGCTCGTGGACGCGGCCACCGTGGCGACGCTCGAACCCAACCTTCGGCAGCCTCCGGAGTGGGCTGTCTGGGCGCCGGGGGACGGCGCTGTTGACTCGGTGGGCGTGACCGAGCGACTGGTCGAGGGCGCTCGCGCCCATGGAGCCCGGGTGCATCTGGACACGCCGGTTACCGCGGTCCGCCGGGATACAGCGGGCCGGATTGCCGGGGTTGAGACGACAGCAGGACCCCTCTCCGGTGCGACGGTGGTGCTGGCGGCCGGAGTTGCCACGGCCGCGCTGGGCGCGCCGCTCGGCGTTCGCGTCCCGGTCGAACCGTCGCCGTGCCCGCTGTTCCGGCTCAGCGCCCCGGCCGGTCTGGTCCGCACCGTGGTCAACACCGAGGACTTCGATCTTCGGCAGGTCGCCGCGGACCGGCTGATCGCCGCAGCGGACTCGCCCGAACGGACCCTTGCCGCCGTCCGGTCCACTTTCCATGGCGCCGGGAGCGTCGAGTTGCTCAGCACCCGACTCGGAGTGCGCCCCATGCCGGCCGACGGTGAGCCGATCGTCGGCCCGGTCGCCGAGGTCCCCGGCCTCTACTTGGCAGTGATGCACTCGGCGGTCACGCTCGCCGCGGCCGTGGGCCGCCTGGTCGCACGGGAGTTGGTCGACGGAACCGTTGAGTCGGCTCTGTCAGGTTGCCGCCCGGATCGCTTCTGA
- a CDS encoding pentapeptide repeat-containing protein: MSSHRGPLSPVVIGALLMATGLIGIVVGHVSAKGWTWSGLVSDVGTSVGAELIAVAVTVLMIDRLAERRESARLRQQLVREASSTDHGLALRAVLELDVRGWLAEGALVEARLRDANLHDIVLEGQDLHGADLVGANLRKANLSRANLTDCDFNNADLSEAVIEMADFTGARLQDAQLNHADMAQAVLRSADLAGANLAHSDLTEADLRGAVLRGADLTGCLLDNIRMDSSTTWDETTRWPAGFSPQAVVGAAI, encoded by the coding sequence ATGTCCAGTCACCGTGGCCCTCTCTCCCCGGTCGTCATCGGCGCTCTGCTCATGGCTACCGGTCTGATAGGCATCGTCGTCGGCCATGTCTCAGCCAAGGGCTGGACGTGGTCGGGCCTGGTCAGCGATGTCGGCACCTCGGTGGGTGCGGAACTCATCGCTGTCGCGGTCACCGTACTGATGATCGACCGCCTGGCCGAACGGCGTGAATCCGCCCGGCTGCGCCAACAGCTCGTACGCGAAGCGAGCAGCACGGACCACGGACTCGCCCTCCGAGCCGTCCTCGAACTGGACGTTCGCGGCTGGCTGGCCGAAGGGGCGCTCGTGGAAGCCCGGCTGCGGGACGCGAACCTTCACGACATCGTGCTTGAGGGCCAGGACCTCCACGGAGCCGACCTGGTCGGCGCGAACCTCCGTAAGGCAAACCTCTCCCGCGCCAACTTGACGGACTGCGACTTCAACAACGCCGACCTGTCCGAGGCCGTTATCGAGATGGCCGACTTCACTGGGGCACGGCTTCAGGACGCCCAGCTGAACCACGCGGACATGGCGCAGGCGGTACTCCGGTCCGCCGACCTGGCCGGGGCCAACCTGGCCCACTCAGACCTCACCGAGGCGGACCTGCGAGGAGCGGTGCTACGCGGCGCCGATCTGACCGGCTGTCTGCTGGACAACATCCGCATGGACTCATCCACCACCTGGGACGAGACGACGCGCTGGCCCGCCGGCTTCTCACCGCAGGCAGTCGTCGGCGCGGCGATCTGA
- a CDS encoding carbamoyltransferase C-terminal domain-containing protein yields the protein MRILSFKPGHDGTVALVEDGRLLFSHESEKDSFPRYTDLTPSALLDAAERLDGPPDVVCLSGWIKGFHSVDPPLGAGYFGYDESGILTGESRFFGTPVRTFSSTHERSHLLSAYGMSELEPGQPCYALVWEGNIGSFYAFTPDLQVRRLSTVLEDPGNKYQHIFALADPSTSREHGGFRFSNAGKLMALTGFARSSAVSQVERDLIEYILDQPSILLTAPKEKLAWSPFYDIGVESQEFKDLAAKHSQAIFDRFLAVAERELTEGFPLLIAGGCGLNCDWNQQWRDCGLFPEVFVPPCPNDSGSAIGTAVDAQRHFTGQAKITWDVYRGQDFVHDRSPERIAEHFTDEPLDLSRVAGLLAESRVLAWVQGRCEIGPRALGNRSLLAAPFEDRTRDRLNQIKQRESYRPIAPVCLEEDVSEHFDWVGPSPHMLYFQNVRNPSLRAVTHVDGTARAQTVNSAQNPQLHGLLRAFRQVTGAGVLCNTSLNLPGRGFINRTTDLVEHVLDRGIDGFVLDDRLHLVRKPATADAPREARS from the coding sequence GTGCGCATCCTGTCGTTCAAGCCTGGGCATGACGGGACCGTCGCCCTTGTCGAGGACGGGCGCCTCCTCTTCTCGCACGAGAGCGAGAAGGACTCCTTCCCCCGCTACACCGACCTGACCCCGTCCGCCTTGCTGGACGCTGCCGAGCGGTTGGACGGACCGCCGGACGTGGTGTGTCTCAGCGGGTGGATCAAGGGGTTCCACTCCGTCGATCCTCCGCTGGGTGCGGGGTACTTCGGGTACGACGAGAGCGGCATCCTCACTGGGGAGAGCCGGTTCTTCGGTACCCCTGTCCGCACGTTCAGCTCGACCCACGAGCGGTCCCATCTGCTGAGCGCATACGGGATGTCGGAGTTAGAGCCAGGGCAGCCCTGCTACGCGCTGGTCTGGGAAGGCAACATCGGGTCGTTCTACGCCTTCACACCGGACCTTCAGGTAAGGCGCCTGTCCACCGTGCTGGAGGACCCGGGAAACAAGTACCAACACATTTTCGCCCTCGCGGACCCTTCTACGTCACGGGAGCACGGGGGATTCCGTTTCTCCAACGCCGGCAAGCTCATGGCGCTGACCGGCTTCGCGCGCAGTTCCGCCGTGTCGCAGGTGGAGCGGGATCTGATCGAGTACATCCTTGACCAGCCGTCGATCCTACTCACTGCTCCGAAGGAAAAACTGGCCTGGTCGCCCTTCTACGACATAGGAGTGGAGAGCCAGGAGTTCAAGGATCTCGCCGCGAAACACTCCCAGGCCATTTTCGACCGCTTCCTCGCAGTGGCCGAGCGCGAGCTCACAGAGGGCTTCCCGCTCCTCATCGCCGGTGGATGTGGCCTCAACTGCGACTGGAACCAGCAGTGGCGCGACTGCGGCCTCTTCCCCGAGGTCTTCGTGCCGCCGTGCCCGAACGACTCCGGCTCAGCCATCGGCACAGCGGTCGATGCGCAGCGTCACTTCACCGGCCAGGCCAAGATCACTTGGGATGTCTACAGAGGGCAGGATTTCGTCCACGATCGGAGTCCGGAGCGGATCGCGGAGCATTTCACGGACGAGCCCCTGGACCTGTCTAGGGTTGCCGGGTTGCTGGCCGAGAGCCGGGTTCTCGCCTGGGTCCAGGGACGATGCGAGATCGGGCCGCGTGCGCTCGGGAATCGGTCGCTCCTGGCCGCTCCGTTCGAGGACCGGACGCGCGACCGGCTCAACCAGATCAAGCAGCGAGAGTCCTATCGGCCCATCGCCCCGGTGTGCCTGGAAGAAGACGTGAGCGAGCACTTCGACTGGGTCGGGCCCAGCCCTCACATGCTCTACTTCCAGAACGTCCGTAACCCGTCTCTGCGCGCGGTTACCCACGTCGACGGCACTGCGCGGGCCCAGACCGTCAACTCGGCGCAGAATCCCCAACTGCACGGTCTGCTACGAGCCTTCAGGCAGGTGACCGGTGCGGGCGTGCTCTGCAACACGTCACTCAACCTTCCGGGCCGGGGCTTCATCAACAGGACCACCGACCTGGTCGAGCACGTCCTCGACCGTGGCATCGACGGCTTCGTCCTGGACGACCGGCTTCACCTGGTACGCAAGCCGGCCACCGCCGACGCCCCGCGGGAGGCGAGGTCATGA
- a CDS encoding alpha/beta fold hydrolase, translating into MKQVQSADGTAIAYERTGSGPALVIVTGAFCDRGTSVKLAAELVGYTVYRYDRRGRGDSGDSPTYAVEREVEDLGAVVRATGGSAYVYGHSSGAVLALEAAARGLPARKLAVYEPPYTGSGRPAEPIAARLAELASTGHRDEAAAQFLSMTGMPAEAIEHVRADPGWPAMRAIAHTLAYDILLCGNGLAPTDLLSRISVPALVMAGGNSAPWATKSAESVAAAVPDARVRIVEEQDHGIAAEALVPLLTEFFT; encoded by the coding sequence ATGAAGCAAGTCCAGTCAGCCGACGGAACCGCCATCGCGTACGAGCGGACCGGCAGCGGCCCCGCTCTCGTCATCGTCACCGGCGCGTTCTGCGACCGGGGCACAAGTGTGAAGCTCGCGGCCGAACTCGTGGGCTACACCGTTTATCGGTACGACCGGCGGGGGCGCGGCGATTCCGGTGACTCCCCCACGTATGCGGTGGAGCGGGAGGTCGAGGATCTCGGCGCGGTGGTGAGGGCAACCGGTGGGTCGGCGTATGTCTACGGCCACTCCTCAGGGGCCGTACTGGCGCTCGAAGCGGCCGCCCGCGGCCTGCCGGCACGGAAACTCGCCGTCTACGAGCCGCCGTACACCGGCAGCGGGCGGCCGGCCGAGCCGATCGCGGCGCGGCTGGCGGAGCTGGCGTCGACCGGCCATCGTGACGAGGCCGCGGCGCAGTTCCTGTCGATGACGGGGATGCCGGCCGAGGCCATCGAGCATGTCAGGGCCGACCCGGGCTGGCCCGCCATGCGGGCGATCGCGCACACGCTGGCCTACGACATCCTGCTCTGCGGCAACGGCCTTGCCCCCACTGACCTGTTGTCGCGGATTTCGGTACCCGCGCTGGTGATGGCGGGCGGCAACAGCGCTCCCTGGGCAACGAAATCAGCCGAGTCGGTCGCCGCGGCGGTCCCGGATGCTCGCGTACGTATCGTCGAGGAACAGGACCACGGCATCGCCGCCGAGGCACTCGTCCCGTTGTTGACGGAGTTCTTCACATAG